Part of the Candidatus Obscuribacterales bacterium genome is shown below.
CTGCTGGAGTCGTTGGCAGAGCAAGGCTATGTGGTTGTAGCAACACCATTTGTCAATACCTTTGACCATGCCGCGATCGCTCGTCAGGTCATCCTTGCCTTCGATCGCGCCCTTGAGTATCTACAAGCACGGGTGCTTCAGCAACGCTACATTCCGATTTATGGGCTGGGTCATAGTATGGGCTGTAAGCTGCACCTGTTGATCGGCAGTCTCTATGACGAGGAGCGGGCCGGCAATATCTTGATGGCCTATAACAACTATCCCGCTCGGCGATCGATTCCCCTCTTGGAACAATTTTCTCAAGTGACTTTAATGGATGTGGAGTTCACGCCATCGCCGCAGGCAACGGAAGCTTTGGTAGCTGAAGATTACCACGTGAAGCGCAACCTGCTGGTGAAGTTTACCCAAGATACTATTGACCAAACGCGATCGCTCAGCCAGGTGATGCAGCAATGTTGT
Proteins encoded:
- a CDS encoding DUF1350 family protein, which translates into the protein MDWREVSGNWIVVPPRPKAIIHFLGGAFVAAAPQVTYRMLLESLAEQGYVVVATPFVNTFDHAAIARQVILAFDRALEYLQARVLQQRYIPIYGLGHSMGCKLHLLIGSLYDEERAGNILMAYNNYPARRSIPLLEQFSQVTLMDVEFTPSPQATEALVAEDYHVKRNLLVKFTQDTIDQTRSLSQVMQQCCPDFTTVQILPGNHLTPLGQDVRWQPSAAFSPLDALGQLVKQEVYRDFNHLKRNLLLWLDPVSALL